The proteins below come from a single Miscanthus floridulus cultivar M001 chromosome 1, ASM1932011v1, whole genome shotgun sequence genomic window:
- the LOC136493683 gene encoding uncharacterized protein — translation MAGGQRRRSGAADVASWCSLLALVMVVGSLAGSGDEEEQYNRGGLVVRGARPCDELYVVAKGETLHSISARCGDPYILEHNPHVHDPDDVFPGLVIKITPRAGNSNSNSAGANM, via the coding sequence ATGGCCGGCGGACAGCGGCGTCGGTCGGGGGCGGCGGACGTGGCGTCGTGGTGCTCCCTGCTGGCGCTCGTGATGGTCGTTGGGTCGCTCGCCGGGTCGGGGGACGAGGAGGAGCAGTACAACAGAGGCGGGTTGGTGGTGCGCGGGGCGCGGCCGTGCGACGAGCTGTACGTGGTGGCGAAGGGGGAGACGCTGCACAGCATCAGCGCCAGGTGCGGCGACCCCTACATCCTGGAGCACAACCCGCACGTCCACGACCCCGACGACGTCTTCCCCGGCCTTGTCATCAAGATCACGCCGCGCGCCGGCAACTCCAACTCCAACTCCGCCGGCGCCAACATGTGA